The DNA segment AGCAATTGCCGGTCGAGGACGCGAGCGTGGATTGGGTGATCTCGAACTGCGTGATCAATCTGTCGCCGGAAAAACCCCGCGTGTTTTCGGAAATCGCCCGCGTCCTGCGCCCCGGCGGCACGATGCGGGTGTCCGACATCGTGGTGAGCGATCTGCCCGCTTGGGTCCGCGAAATGCGCCAGATGTACAGCTCGTGCGTGGCGGGCGCGATCAGCGAGGACGATTACCTCGCGGGTCTGCGCGAGGCCGGACTCACCGACGTCGAAGTCGTCGAGCGCCTCGTCTACGACCGCACGCAGCTTCGCGCGTTCATCGCGACGGAACTGAAGGACGCATCCACGTGCGGTTGCTGCGGCGGGGGCTCGAGCCAGACCGTCGCGCCCGAGGTGGCGGACCGGATCGCCGAAGAGGTCGAGGGGAAGATCTGGAGCGCGAAGGTCGTCGCCCGCAAGGCGTGAATGAGTTTCGGTTTCTGGTTCTTGGTTGTTGGTTTTTGGTCGAATCGCACCCTAACGGGAACCATGTGTGTGGCCCGGCCGCCCTCGGCCGGGTCAACATCTCTTACGCCGGTGTCGGCGCCCGATCGCCGCGCAGCCGCCCCCAGAACTGATACACGTGGCAGGCGACGCACACGTCGGCGGCGGCGTAGAGCGCGATGCACGCCGCGAAGGCCGCGCCGGCGACGAGCGCGAGCGCCGTCAACCCCATCGCGGCGAGCGCGAACGTCGCCACGCACATCGCGAGGCCCAGGCGCGTGGCGAAGAGTTTGGGCGCGGCATCGCTGGGTACACGTTTCCAGTCGAACGCGGCGACCAGACGATCCGCGACAAAGGCGAGCGGGCTCTTGCGGTCGGGCGCGAATGAACGCCAGGCGAAATCAACCGCCAGCACGGCGAAGACCCACCACGCGCCCGTCGCGATGGCGGCGAGCGACACGAGAACGACGACCGAGGCCACCACGCGGCCGGCGGTGTTGTCGGTCAGTTTTCCGGAGATCGGGCAGTGCGCGCTCATGATGCGCCCTCCTTCGCCACCAAATTACGACTAACTCGGTCGGAATAGTATGTTTTCGATCAGCAATCGTCAATAATGCGCGTGGCCGCGTTCGCCGGGCGGTCAATCGAACTGCGCGATGGAGAGCGAGTCCGCCGGACCCTCGTCGCCCCGAATCGTCAGGACGCGTCCGTTGAACTCGATCGGGATCGGCTCGCCCGCGACGGGGTCGGCGTAGAGGTCGTAGATCGTGAAAAACGGAAACAGCCCGACAATTCCGGGCAGGATCGGGCCGTCGGTGGCGGCGTTGAAGTTCAGGTCGGTGAAGACCGCCGCGAGCACGCTTTGCTCCGCGGGGGTGACCTCGTCCGTGCCCAGGTCGATGCCGTCCACCACGAAGGTGTCGCGCCCTGCG comes from the Deltaproteobacteria bacterium genome and includes:
- the arsM gene encoding arsenite methyltransferase, with the translated sequence MSSNPETKSAASSADEVRREVSRAYADAVTGRKIETAKQNRVFAAIAGYDGEELSSLPADAVQSSFGCGNPLAFAGVREGQTVVDLGSGAGIDLLIASRMVGPTGRVIGVDMTDEMIERARANVAEAGATNVEIRKGVIEQLPVEDASVDWVISNCVINLSPEKPRVFSEIARVLRPGGTMRVSDIVVSDLPAWVREMRQMYSSCVAGAISEDDYLAGLREAGLTDVEVVERLVYDRTQLRAFIATELKDASTCGCCGGGSSQTVAPEVADRIAEEVEGKIWSAKVVARKA
- a CDS encoding DUF4395 family protein, with protein sequence MSAHCPISGKLTDNTAGRVVASVVVLVSLAAIATGAWWVFAVLAVDFAWRSFAPDRKSPLAFVADRLVAAFDWKRVPSDAAPKLFATRLGLAMCVATFALAAMGLTALALVAGAAFAACIALYAAADVCVACHVYQFWGRLRGDRAPTPA